Genomic window (Fodinibius sp. Rm-B-1B1-1):
ATTTCTTCTATACAATGCCTAATACGCACCACTATTTATGGATATTTTCAAACTCTTCTTCAATCATGATCTGCGTCTTGACAGATTAGCCAAACGTAATGCCAATAAATCTAAAGAAGAGGTAGAGGCTACGCTTCAAGATTTTATGCACCCCGATCCGACCTACTCCAAGTTCTATATCACAGGGACCAGTTTAGACGACGAAAAATTTGGAATCAATGCCCTCTCAAAAAGTAAGGACGTTCTTGACCAATTAAATAAGGTATTTAACAACCAGTCTATTATCTCTACTAATAATAAATCCTTCCCCTCTCTGCCCCGGGCATTTGAGAACATTGCTTTTGGTGAGGCAGTTATTATAAAAAATCCCGATCAATCATTAGAGGTAGATTTAACCGCGCTTACCTTAGATGAGGAATCGAAAGTAGGTCATAAGAAAGAAGAAATTCGATCTATTATTGAATCGGGGGCCTATCTTATCTACAAAGAACCCGCTCATCACGGATTTGACTTACATCTCTTTTCTGAGAAAAACATATATGATCAACTATTTGAAGCCTTTCAACCCTTAGTTGATAATAACTTCCGATTTTTCAGTATCAATAATAAGCGAATGAAATCGGAACGACATTTTTATTTCGAAACATGGACCTTAGATAAACTGCCCCATGGAGCGGAGGAAGTGTTTCAATCAACGACCTTATAGTCCCTTCCTGACTATAACAAACCCAAAATACGGCCTATCCTATCCTAAATTTTTAAAACACCTTCCCTTTTTGTTATTTAAGACTTAATATTATTAAGTCTTGCTGGGATACATTAAATTAATTTAAAGGGTGATGGGTTCATGGTTGATATATCTATATCAAAATCATATTGCAGAAATCAGTGGACCGGTGATACGTTGGCTATAAACCATCAGCTATAGGTAAATGATTGCTGTCATCCCCTTACTATTTAACATTCACTAAATCTAAAAACCTATGAACAGATCGATTCTAAAAAAGGTAGCATTACTTGGCGTAATCGGATTTGCCTTTACCTGGTTTACCAGTAATACGGCCTATGGCCAAACCCAAATATCAGGAACCGTTATCGTTGCTGATGAGGGCACTACAATGGGTGGGGTAAATGTAAGTGTCAAAGGAAAGGTAATTGGAACCTCAACCGGGGTAGATGGAACATTTACTCTGAATGTCCAGCAATCTCCTCCTCTCACGCTTGTTTTTTCGATGGTTGGATTCAAAACAAGAGAAATTGAAATCACGGAGTCTTCGGTAACAGATTTAACCGTCGAACTCACCGAAGCGGCTATTGTCGGGGATGAAGTTGTGGTCTCAGCATCACGAGTTGAAGAAAACATTTTAGAGTCACCGGTATCAATCGAAAAAATAGATGCTATTGGCATTCAACAAGCTGCATCACCAAGTTTTTACGAATCTATTGCCAATTTAAAAGGAGTTGACTTTAGCACACAGAGTATCACTTTTAAATCCATAAACACACGGGGTTTTAATGCCAATGGCAATACACGTTTTGTACAACTCATCGATGGAATCGACAACCAAGCCCCGGGCCTAAACTTTCCTGTGGGCAACGTCGTAGGTATTCCAGAGTTGGATCTGGAAAGTGCCGAACTTATTCCGGGTGTTGCCTCAGCCCTCTATGGCCCCAATGCCTTAAATGGTATTCTTTTACTCAACAGTAAAAGTCCGTTCGAATACCAGGGACTTTCGGCACAGGTAAAAATGGGAGCCAATCATTTCGATTCAAATGTCGAAGATAATCCCCAACTCTACCAAGATTATGGATTGCGTTATGCCAATGCTGTGAATAACAAATTTGCCTATAAGTTTAATTTCTCATACCTCCGTGCTCAAGATTTTGTAGCCCAAGATACCCGCGATATGGGGCCCGCTTCTTTTGGAGCCGTGGAACGAGGAGCGACATCACGCAACGGAAACCGCGTGTATAACGGCGTAAATGTTTATGGGAATCAGCTTCTAACCATTGGACAGATAGCAGACCAACAAATTGCGCAGGGGAATCAAAATGTAGCTGCTATTCGTAATCTATTACCAGATGGCGAAGCAGGCGCATTTACCCCTACCGGCTTTCCAGAATCATCATTCGTAGATAATACCTCGGAAAGTTTGAAGTTAGGAACCGCGCTGCACTATCGTGTTACCGATGACTACGAAGTATTGGGACAATTCAATTGGGGAGCCGGCAGTTCGGTCTATACCGCAAATGATCGGTTTGTATTGGATGATTTCAATATCTGGACAGCAAAGTTAGAACTCAAAAATCCTAACTTCTTTGTCCGTGCTTATACTACTCAGGAAGATGCCGGAGATACCTATGCTGCAAATACCCTGGCTACACTGATAAATGTGGAAAGCTTTGTTCCTGCCTATTTTCAAACCTTTGCTAATGCCCGAACCCAAGGGGCAACGGTTGAAGAAGCCCATGCGCAAGCCCGGGTAGCAGGTAATAATGCACAAGTGCAGCCCGGAACCCAACAATTTGAAAGCCTATCTAATCAATTACGAAGTACCCCGATTTCGGAAGGCGGTGCCTTGTTTGTCGAGAAAACAGCACTGTGGCATGCCGAAACCAAGTATAACTTTGCAGATATCATCGATCCTTCTACCGTTGAACTTATTGTAGGAGGAAGTGTACGCCGTTATGACCTCAACTCCGAAGGTACGCTTTTCGCCTTACGCGATAACGGTGAAGAATTCGATATTGATGAGTTTGGAGCTTATGCACAAGCTTCGAAAACAGTACTGGATGATCAATTAGACCTACAAGGATCACTTCGGTACGATAAAAACAAATATTTTGACGGGCAGTTGAGCCCAAGATTATCAGCTGTATTTACAATCGCTGGCAATCATAATATTCGTGCTTCCTATCAGCGT
Coding sequences:
- a CDS encoding TonB-dependent receptor; amino-acid sequence: MNRSILKKVALLGVIGFAFTWFTSNTAYGQTQISGTVIVADEGTTMGGVNVSVKGKVIGTSTGVDGTFTLNVQQSPPLTLVFSMVGFKTREIEITESSVTDLTVELTEAAIVGDEVVVSASRVEENILESPVSIEKIDAIGIQQAASPSFYESIANLKGVDFSTQSITFKSINTRGFNANGNTRFVQLIDGIDNQAPGLNFPVGNVVGIPELDLESAELIPGVASALYGPNALNGILLLNSKSPFEYQGLSAQVKMGANHFDSNVEDNPQLYQDYGLRYANAVNNKFAYKFNFSYLRAQDFVAQDTRDMGPASFGAVERGATSRNGNRVYNGVNVYGNQLLTIGQIADQQIAQGNQNVAAIRNLLPDGEAGAFTPTGFPESSFVDNTSESLKLGTALHYRVTDDYEVLGQFNWGAGSSVYTANDRFVLDDFNIWTAKLELKNPNFFVRAYTTQEDAGDTYAANTLATLINVESFVPAYFQTFANARTQGATVEEAHAQARVAGNNAQVQPGTQQFESLSNQLRSTPISEGGALFVEKTALWHAETKYNFADIIDPSTVELIVGGSVRRYDLNSEGTLFALRDNGEEFDIDEFGAYAQASKTVLDDQLDLQGSLRYDKNKYFDGQLSPRLSAVFTIAGNHNIRASYQRGFRMPNTQTQFIDLDVVQRRLIGSNPQLVDRYNFETNTVYYENSIAEARQALNEGASMGEARALLEPVTFDEFKTEKVDSYEIGYKTLIGNKLFLDAYYYYSAYKDFIAEIRFTQAVDINERGNEDARDGFDPVPSGFNSEEERRDAIITNNFPNNDGRLQSYGFDVNADGTVEAHGFAFETKYVLGNGFSLGGNVAFNKLISQEDLIDQGFRAEYNTPEWRYNIQLENRKLTDQVGFNVVYRWQDAFLWESSFGKGVIDSYGTLDAQVSYRIPQFNTSIKLSGSNILNSQHVTSFGNPRLGAIYMVSFTFDQFMN